From Candoia aspera isolate rCanAsp1 chromosome 4, rCanAsp1.hap2, whole genome shotgun sequence, a single genomic window includes:
- the ODAD1 gene encoding outer dynein arm-docking complex subunit 1, with translation MPFFKSTSSLRSESSDGDPEGLAESELAKLQRQFRLLEGDRHAYALESRETIRRQMVEVKRLEKENEDLRYKQAVVEGQANQKKEKVKSDALRSLLTQRDEVKEQIIKEKKRMTRLDQEIQTWENRLAERKQVVGSDALIQEQRTHLQRRIQTVENQLDKISNEFSSQLVLNSQLREDLEILRAGHDRFEQQYKDLEKELLDTRNTIVTVVSTSSAAYDARDEAHSRLGQLRDKAEKDLKQYVSEMKELERFLENDRRMSEFINIKLQERTFTEEALKAKAKKQEERRRKDSEEELLESYSNTFDKLLELTGSKNLNMALDTFIKDRERNFAQFNYVNEQNSQKDRLWEEIHELCHEIQEIQKRNGQREAQQLLKLQETEDRQEETVKQANQAEQSLKKHLKIWEQLKSAIESLFWKLQCDHSTLEKVLGGTTTTQDENVAIYLSVIEQKVNELLTIYSYKTAEDKNEPYDTVETAQLLLGQTPGLRPTAVAIRPPTAGLGHELIQEEDQRPLTHEELREKVIKDILSKAAALSLKKST, from the exons ATGCCATTCTTCAAATCTACTTCAAGCCTTCGTTCGGAGAGTAGTGATGGGGACCCAGAAGGCCTAG CTGAAAGCGAGTTGGCCAAGCTGCAGCGCCAGTTCCGCCTTTTAGAAGGTGACCGCCATGCTTACGCCTTGGAGTCTCGTGAAACCATCCGCAGAcagat GGTTGAGGTCAAGCGCCTGGAAAAAGAGAACGAAGACCTGCGATACAAGCAGGCTGTGGTTGAGGGCCAGGCCaaccagaagaaagaaaaagtcaaaagtgACGCTCTCCGGTCCTTGCTGACTCAACGGGATGAAGTAAAGGaacaaataattaaagaaaaaaagcggATGACTCGGCTTGATCAGGAG ATCCAAACCTGGGAGAACCGTTTGGCTGAACGGAAGCAGGTGGTGGGCAGTGATGCCCTGATCCAGGAACAGAGAACCCATTTGCAAAGAAGGATACAGACAGTAGAAAACCAACTAGATAAG ATCTCCAACGAATTCAGTTCTCAGCTCGTCTTGAATTCACAGCTACGTGAGGATCTAGAAATTCTCCGAGCTGGACATGATCGCTTTGAACAGCAGTATAAAGATTTAGAGAAG GAGCTGCTGGATACTCGTAACACCATAGTCACCGTTGTCAGCACATCCTCTGCAGCTTATGATGCAAG AGATGAAGCTCATTCCCGTTTGGGCCAGCTGCGGGACAAAGCAGAGAAGGATTTAAAGCAGTATGTGTCTGAGATGAAAGAATTGGAGCGCTTCCTAGAGAATGACAGGCGTATGTCTGAATTCATCAACATCAAGCTGCAGGAAAGGACCTTTACTGAAGAAGCACTGAAAGCCAAGGCAAAGAAAC AGGAAGAACGCAGACGGAAAGATAGTGAGGAAGAGTTGCTTGAATCTTACAGCAATACCTTTGATAAACTCCTGGAGCTCACTGGCTCAAAAAATCTGAATATGGCACTGGATACATTTATTAAAG ACAGGGAACGGAATTTTGCTCAGTTCAACTACGTCAATGAGCAAAACAGCCAGAAGGACCGACTATGGGAAGAAATTCATGAG CTTTGTCATGAGATCCAGGAGATTCAAAAGCGGAATGGTCAAAGGGAGGCCCAGCAGCTGTTGAAGCTCCAAGAAACTGAAGACAGACAGGAGGAGACGGTGAAACAGGCCAATCAGGCTGAGCAGAGTCTGAAAAAGCATCTCAAGATTTGGGAGCAGCTTAAAAGTG CAATTGAGTCTCTCTTCTGGAAACTGCAGTGTGACCATTCCACGCTGGAAAAAGTGCTGGGGGGGACAACGACCACTCAGGATGAGAACGTTGCCATTTACCTGAGCGTGATTGAACAGAAGGTTAATGAGCTGCTCACAATATATTCCTACAAGACGGCTGAG GACAAAAATGAGCCCTACGATACTGTGGAGACAGCACAGCTGCTCCTGGGGCAGACACCAGGGCTGCGGCCAACTGCAGTCGCCATTCGGCCACCCACAGCTGG ACTTGGCCATGAGCTAATACAAGAAGAAGACCAGAGACCTTTAACTCATGAGGAACTCAGAGAAAAAGTAATAAAGGAT ATCCTAAGCAAGGCAGCGGCACTTTCTCTAAAGAAAAGCACGTAA